The DNA window AAAGTAGTTATTGCTATCATGATACTAGTTAATCTTCGTTGAAGATGTTCTGGTGTCCGCTTTTGTTCAGTCCGTAACTTAATCATAATATGCCCTACTTCATGTACTGATAGTGCCCACGCTAAAATATATTGTGTAACAAGAGCATCTTTTCCTAAGTATATGGTAACTTGCTGATAGCAATCACGAAGAATACTTTCTAAGTGATTACGGGCATTATTCAGTGGTTTATCACATGCCTGATCTATTTCATCTCGGATTTTGTAAACTAATCTTTTATAGAAAAAATGGCTCTCTGAGGCATGAGTAAACAAAATAAATGCAATATTGACTAACCAAATACTAAATAAAAGTGCAATTGCCTGATTAATATACTGGGGAATATCATAATGTTGAGTAAATGCCGACTCTAATAATAGAAAAAACGATAAAGCGACAAATGCCCCCAGAGAGGCGAATAAAGGGCGAGTATAGAGATAAAAAATCAATATGAGAAAAGGAAGCATCCCCATAGTTAGAAGGATAAATCCATCCATGTAAGGTAATACTAAAAATAAACATAAAAGTGCTAATGCACTGCCAATAAACCATGCTATCCATAATATATTGAGTTTTTTCTTTAGGTTAGAGGCACTACTAATCATCAATGCAGATAGAACCCCAGCCATTACCACCATATCGCCGCCTGAAGGCCACTCAGTCAAGATCCAAAATAGACCATCTACAAGAATTACCCCAGCACTAAGAAAAGTAGCTAATATTGCTCCTAGCCAATCATGACTATGGCTGAAAATTGTCTCCTTAGTATTAGAGTGCTCTGGAAGCTTACTTAAATTAATAACTACTGCATAAGTATTAACATAAACTTCAAATTCCTTTAAAAAATTTATGATCAGCTGAGATCCAGTATTGAATTCAATAGACTGGTAGCTGTGTTGATCAAACCCCTTCTTTAGTTCATCTGTTTGTATTTCTAATTGTCTACGCAGGGATTGTAATGAAAAAAGCAGATGATCTATTGGTAGGGTAGATAGCTTTACCAGATCTTTAGAAGTTTGTATAAAAAAATCAGCAAGTAATTGATATGAATTGATACTCTGCTGCTGCAATCGCTTCATAAAAGCCAATAGCTCGCAGTAAGCAAAAGAGGCAATCATAAAACGTTGGTTAAGCTGGCGTATATGATTCTTAAATCTACGTATATCCGTATCTTCAAATAGGGCTGAGCTTAATAGAGTTTCTGCCTCAACAGCTTGAAAACTAAAACTAGCATAGATCTGCTCTACATCAGATTGTTTTGTATTATTATTAGGACAGCAATTTTGAATCAGAATCAAAAATTCCTGAAATTGCTTTGAAAGTGTGATTTTAAGATCCCTCCCTAGTCCTTGAGGTATAATCACATCGCTAATTACTGCAGTTACTAAAATACCTAGCAATACCATTAAAGTGCGCATAACGACTGAATGAAAAATATCCTGCGGATTATCTACTACAGGGGTAATTACAATTGCAGCAGTATAACCAGCTAGTACAAAGCCGTAGGATTTAAAGTTGCGTAATAGGGTAGCACCACCTGCACATAAGCCTAGCCATAGAGCAACACCTCCTAGAAGAAAGGCTCGCTCTTGCGGAAATAATCCAACTAAGCATAACGCAACTAAAGATCCTGCAAGAGTACCTAGAATTCGGTAAAAGCTTTTAGCAAGCACCAAACCGCTTTTTGGATTCAACACAATAGCACAGGTCAGCATAGCGGTACCAGGCTCTTCAAGCTCTAACCGAAAAGCAAGCCAGCCACTTAACATAACGGATAAGCAAGCTTTAAATACGAAGATCCAATCTCGGGCTAGGGTATTTAGTGCTTGATTAAATCCTTGTTGCCAATAATCTCTACGGAAGAAGGAAGTAAATTTAGAGGATATAAAAGATATGATATTTAAAACTCTTGATCTTTGTCCGCTGATGCAAATAGTTTTGAAAAATCTAATAGAGTCTCTTCATCAAAAGCCTTATCCCCCTCTGGGAAAGGAGTATTTTGCTGCTGAATACTTTTAAATTCATATAAGCTAGGATCAGCCAAGTGAGAGGGTTTTACATGTTGTAATGCACGGAACATAGTCTCTAATCGTCCCGGAAACTTTTTATCCCAGCTTTGCAACATTTCTTTAATCACTTGCCTCTGGAGATTAGGCTGAGAACCGCAAAGGTTACAAGGAATAATAGGAAATTCTTTAATCGCTGCATAAGCAGCCAAATCCTTTTCCCTACAATAGGCAAGGGGGCGAATCACAATATTTTTACCATCATCACTTAATAGTTTTGGGGGCATTCCCTTCAGGGTGCCTCCATAAAACATATTAAGAAGCAGGGTTTCTAGAATGTCATCTCGATGGTGACCCAATGCAATTTTTGTTGCTCCTAGCTTTTCAGCGGTACCATAAAGAATACCTCGCCGCAAACGAGAACAAAGTGAACAGGTAGTTTTACCCTCTGGAATGACTCGTTTAACTACACTGTAGGTATCCTGCTCTACAATGTGATAAGGCACTTGAATGGATTCTAAGTACTTAGGCAGTAAGTGTTCAGGAAACCCCGGTTGCTTTTGATCTAAATTAACTGCAATTAGTTCAAAGGAAATAGGGGCATGCTTTTGAAGGTTCAATAAAATATCCAAAAGCCCATAACTATCCTTTCCTCCAGAAAGGCATACCATGATCCTATCTCCAGATTCAATCATATTAAAATCATCAATCGCTTGCCCAACTAGACGGCGTAATCTCTTTTGTAGCTTATTGGCATTATATTGAGATTTATAAGTTGTAGAGGTTATGTTCATTTTGTGCTACATCCACTACTTAGTGGTTTATATTAACTATAATATAGTTTATTGTGTTGTTATAAAAATAATCATTCACATTGAGGTACCATAAAAATGAACACATCTACTAATACCAAGAATTTATACAGTATTACCGATCCTATTGGTTATCATATGGATATTCCAGTAACACCTACCGATGATTTTACCTATTTCACTTTAGAAGATATATCTAGCCATTAGCCATTAGCCATTAGCCATTAGCCATTAGCCATTAGCCATTAGCCATTAGCCATCAAAGATTATTATGAAAAATATGGCTATGTGGTAGTACGTAATCTAATTCCTAACCAAGTTCTTGATGAGGCTAATTCAGCCTTTGACGCAGAAGCCATCTCTTCAAACCGCTTTATTTATCGGCAAGCGACAGCAAATCCTGAACGTCATATTTTTACTCAGCATGGGTTCATGCTAAATTCAATCCTTAACCCTCAAAGCTTAAATCCACGTTATTTTAGCAAATTTCGTCAGTCAGCAGAGAAGATACTGACCCATCAATTTATGCAAAAGTTACTAAATATAATATTTAGTGAGCAGGGAAAATGTGTGCAGGGAATGTATTTTCATGGTAACCCTGCCACTTGGGCACATCAAGATACCTATTATTTAGACTCAGAGCATATAGGCACTATGGTAGGTGCATGGATAGCCACTGAAGATATTACCCTTGATGCGTGGTAGATTCTATTTTATTGAAAGTAGATTTCCAAAAAAAATCTGCTATTAAAGCCCTATTAAGATAACTATAAATAATATAAAGCTGGCTATCTATAGCCAACTTTCATATTAAGGAGCTATATTGGAAAGGAAATGCCAGTACCTCCTATGCCACAGTAGCCATCTGGGTTTTTAGCTAAATATTGCTGATGATAGGGTTCAGCATAGTAAAATTTTGGGGCCGATTTAATTTCAGTAGAAATAGATCTAAATCCTGCTTGCTTTAAGGCATTTTCATATATGGATTTAGATTCTTCTGCTGCTAGGTTTTGCCGCCCATTGTATGTGTAAATTGCAGATCGGTATTGCGTACCCACATCATTACCTTGGCGCATTCCTTGGGTAGGATCGTGAGATTCCCAAAATACTTTTAGTAAATTCTGGTAAGAAATAATATTTGGATCAAAAATTACAAGTACTACCTCAGCATGACCTGTAATACCCGTGCACACCTCTTGGTAAGAGGGGTTAAAGGCATAACCCCCACTGTAACCTACACCAGTAGTGTATACGCCATCAAGATCCCAAAATTTTTTCTCTGCCCCCCAAAAACAGCCCATTCCAAGTAAAATTCTTTCCATCTGTTCAGGGAAGGGAGGTGCAATAGAATTACCTTTGATAAAATGTCTTCCTTGCTGGTTTATTTTTAGTTTTCGATTAATTAATGCTTGATCTAAGATGGGCATAGTAAGAATGAGCAAAATTATTATTTTCAATAATTAGCACGTAAAAGAGCAAAACTAAGTAGCAACCAAGCAGTAATAAAACTGATACCACCTAGAGGAGTAATCGCACCTAGCCATTTTATCCCAGTGAATGCAAGCAGATAAAGACTACCAGAAAATAGAATAATCCCTGTAATCATAAGTCTGCCTGACCATTTAATTAACGAGCTATCTCCAATTTGATGTAATAAAATTCCTATAAAAATAAGCCCTAAGGCGTGGTACATATGATAATTTACCCCGGTATGCCATACCTCTAGCATATGAGTTTCTAATCTATTTTTTAAGCCATGGGCACCAAAAGCACCTAGAAGGATTCCTAAAGCGGCAAAGAATGCGCCTGTACTGATGAAAAATTTAGCCATACTCTTTTTATTTTTACCTTTTTATAGTTATACAGTGTCAAGATAAGTAGGATTTTAGCCTAAATAGGGCAGAAATATCCTCTTCCCCAAACCCTTGGTCTATCAACTTCTGATAGTGAGCAAGAGTTGTTTTAGTAAGAGATAAATCGATTCTTAATTGTTCCCCAATTTCCTTACAAATTTGCAAATCTTTTTGATGTAATCTTACTTTAAATCCATGATTAAAAACTCCTTTCATCATGGTGTCCCCTCTATGTTCTAAAAACCAGTTACTTGCAGCTCCTCGAGTAATTACCCCTATTACTTTACTCATATCTAGTCCCTGTGCTTGACCAAAAGCTAGTGCTTCAGTAACTGCTTCATTAATACCTGCTGCCATTACCTGATTTACCGCTTTAGTTGCCTGTCCTGTTCCTATTTCTCCCATATGAGTAATAAATTTACCCATAGCATTGAGTAAAGGATAGACTTTAGATATAGTATTTGCATTTCCACCTACCATAAAAGCTAATGTGCCTTGGCGAGCTCCTTCTACCCCTCCTGAAACAGGGGAATCTAAAAAATCTCCCCCTTTACTGCGAACAATACAAGCTACTTTTCTCGCAGTTTCACTGCTGGTAGTAGAGCAGTCTATAACAATATGCCGTTCACTAAAATAGGGGTTTAAACTATCTATAACAGCTAGTACATCCTCATCTTTAGAGACACAGATAAAGATAATTTCTGCTTTTTCTGCAAGATCTTTAAGCCGTTGTGCTGATGTTACCCGTAACTCTTTTGCAAGGGTATCTGCTACGCTTTGAGTTCTATTCCAAATAGTAGATAAAAACCCGCCGTTAGCTAAATTTCGTGCCATGGGTATACCCATGGCACCTAAACCGATAAATCCCGCTTTCATAGCCTTTATAGATTATGTACAGTTAGCCTTAGGTCTTCTAATTGCTCAACTCTTGCTGTATTAGTAAGGATGGCAATACTTGCCTTTTCAGGCTGAAAATATTTTTCTGCTGCTTCTTTAAGATGATTTAATTTAACTTCTAAAATACGATTGCGAAAACGGCGACATTGCTCTGGGGTACGCCCATAGAGTTCATTATAAAAAGCACTTTTAGCCTCTCCAGCGGGGGATTTTGGTTTATCAATGGCACTAATTACCCCTAAAATAGCTTCCTCTACTAAACGCCATGGATGATCATTGTCTAATAACCACTGTACCGATTGATCAAAATCTTTTAAGGTCTCAGTGAGTCGAGGATCTCGATAAGAGAAAAAGCGAAAAGCACCACTTTCTGAATCTTGGCTGGCTCCACCACCATAGGCCCCTCCCTGTTCTCGAATAGTACGGTGTAAATAGTTGTTACGTAAAAAGCCACCAAGTACTGAAAGAGCAGCAGCATCTGGATGATCAATAGGTACTGTAGAATAGGCTTTAGCACAGAAATTTACTTGGGTATTAGCGGTCCACGCTTGATGTACTGATTCTTGTATTTTCGGTAATGTTAGCCTAGTAAAAGTATTGTAATCAGTGTTGCTATTTTGCCCCCAATATTGAGGTAAATTTCGAAGAAACCCTGATTGATGTTCTTCTTCGCTAATTAAAAGTAATTGGCGAGGAGCAGATAAAATTTGTTTATGAATTTGCTGAAATTTATGAGCTAGCTCTTCACAAGATTCTTTATTTTCCAAGCTTGAATCTAATTTTTGTAAGAAAGAAATACCCGCAAGACCAGTTAGGCGATGGGAAAGAGCAGCAGAAGGACTCATACCGCTAGATGCTGCAGCCATGGCAAGACTATGGCCACTGCCAGTAATACTATCCTCCCATCCAGATCTTCGCTGTGCCATAATTTCTCGTAAATGATCTAATTCATCAAATCTTACTGATTCTAGGGTGGTTTGTAGTAATTCATTCAATGCACCATGGTTTCGATTTAACGCTTTACCTGAAAAAATAAAGTGACTATTTGTCTGCTGTAGATCATTAATAGCACTGCGTAAAGTGCTACTTGCACTGATTCCGCCACTGACGCTACTTTGCCAAATTTGAGTTTGGCGATAGTCTTGATTTCCTACTCCTAGTTCTGTTAAACACGCACTGTAGTGGGGTAATACTGCTAATAATTCATCCTCTAAATGAGGCAAATCAATCACAATATGTTGATAAACAAGACCATTGGTTCCTTGACTGTAGGTAGTAAGTGGCAGGTTACCTACTTTAGCTTTTTCCCCTTGAGGAATAGCTAAATCTGGAGGAACATCTTCAATTCCTACTTTAGGCAAAATACCAGGATCATCCTGTTTTTGTTGGCGATCAACAAGGGTAGTAGCTAAATCCACGACAGTTTGCTTTTGTGCTTCACTCATTTGAGATTTAAGTTGAGCAAGCCTAGATTTTTCTGCTTCGATGCGTTTTGCACTCAAATGAGAATCTGGTTTTAATACTAAGCGAACTCTATGGGAATTATTAAGTAGATTTTCCCGTACTAAGTTTTGAATAAAGTTAGGATTTTTAATTTCTTGCCGAAGTTGCGCTAAAGCAGGATCGAGGTTTAATAACCCTACTGGATCACCATAATGAATCGCACTAGATAATCCTCCTAGTAATAGTTGGAGTCCATAGGGCATCCGATCACCACCTACTTCCCTTTGATGTAATTCTAGCTGATGAAGTACTGCATCTACCTGTTCTTGTGGAATACCTTTTTCAGCTACTTCTTCTAAAACTTCCAATATTTTCTTCTCAAGAGTTTCTGCATGCGTAGGATCAGACCCTTCAATGCCGCAGACAAAACTCATTTCTCGATTGCTTTCTTCCAAACCACATAGAGGAGAGGGAGAAGAGCCTAATCCGCAAGTCTCTAACAAGTAACGTAGGGGAGAGGCACTATTTTCTAATAAGACTTCGGAGAGTAAGTGTGCTCTTAATTGAGCAATTAAGTCAGTACTCTTACCTAAAAGCCAACTTAATACAATGTGAGTCTTATTCGTGGTTTCTTCAGAATCTAGAGCATAGGTTTCTTCAATTTGAATGGGTATATGGTAACGTTTTTCATCTGGCACTTTAAAATGAAGATTTTGGCGTTCAAAGAAGGAGAGCGCATAAGTCTCAAAATGATCGTGATGTTTTTGGGCTGGAATATCCCCGAAAGTCATAAAAATCGCATTAGAGGGGTGGTAATGCGTTTTATAAAATGCTTTGAGCTGATCATAGGTTAAATCTGGAATACAGCTGGGTTTGCCGCCACTATTATAGTGATAAGTTGTGGTAGGAAATAAGTGGCTAGAAAGAGTATGCCATAAAATAGAAGTAGGAGCACTCATTGCTCCTTTCATTTCATTAAACACTACTCCTTTAAATACTAGATCACTTTGAAGATTATTAGATTCCTCAAACTCTACTCGATGACCTTCTTGAGAAAAATCTAGATAATCTAAATTGGCAAAAAACACTGCATCTAAATAAACTTGCAGTAAATTATTAAAATCCTTTATATTTTGGCTAGCAAAAGGGTAAGCAGTCCAATCTGAACTAGTCATAGCATTCATAAAGGTATTTAAAGATCGGCGTAGCATCATGAAGAAAGGATCTCTGACAGGATATTTTTTACTACCGCATAGCACGGTATGCTCTAAAATATGAGCCACCCCAGTAGAATCCATAGGAATCGTACGAAATGCAACCAAAAAGCCATTTTCTGGATGATCTGCTGCTAAATGGAAATGTTTCGCTCCAGTTTTACTATGATCATATTCTTCTACGGTTAGATTAAGAGAATCAATTCGTTGGCTCCGTAACCACTTAAATGCAGGATGGGTAGAAGATTGTATGCTCGCCGTATTATTCATAAATATTTACTTTTACCTTATAAATTAATTTAAGAGAAAATAGATATTCATCTATTATAGCCACTGCTCCAATTCATAAAGATTATTAATGATACCATCAGGAGGAGGCAGTTCCTCTGGCCATACCATGTCATTACGATTGATCCAAATAGCACGCATTCCTACCTGTTGAGCTGCAGCAATATCATAGGTTGGATGATCTCCCACATGAATAGCTTGGTATGGCTCGATTTTAATCTTCTTAAGTACTTGATGAAATATATCTGGATCTGGTTTAGCAGTACCTGCAATAGCTGGTGTTAGAGAAATTTGAAAATAATTTTTTAAAGGCGTTTGGCTTACTTCCGCATTCCCATTAGTCAAAGAGACCAAGATATACTTTTTTATTAAACAATCGAGTACGGGAATTACATCTGGATAAGGTGTCACTTGATTACGCGCTTCAAGAAAAATACTTATTGCTTCTTCAGCTAAAGTTAAGGTGTAGCTAAATTCTTGTAAGAGTTGGTTTAAAGAAATCATCCGCATTGCAGTAAGATTGTAGGCCATTTCTGGATACATCTTTCGTACATGCTGTCTATGTTCTCTCAAACTTTCAATATTATGTGCCAAAGTTAAGCGAGGGGCTTTTTTTTCTAGCCATTGAAACTGAGTTTCTTCCGCTTTTCTTAATACCTCTACACTGGGCCAGACTGTTTCATCTAAATCAAAGGAAATTAATTTAACTTGAGATGCGTATCTACCCATCATTTAATGATGGGTAGATGAGGTAGGAGTTTTAATTTCACTGCTAAATAGTTGGGCAATATCTACTGAATCAAAGCGATATTGTCGATTACAAAATCCACAAGTAACCTCTATTTTCTCTTGCTCTGCTAGAGCTAATCTCACCTCTTTTTCCCCTAAAGCGACCAGTGTATTTTCAATACGTTCTTTACTACAGCTACAGCGAAAAAATACGGGTTCTGGATCAAACAAACGTACTTGCTCTTCATGAAAGAGACGATAAAGTAATTCTGTGCAGGGAAGGCTTAATAACTCTTTTGGGGTAATTGTGTTAGCAAGTAGAGTAACTCGTTCCCAATCCACCGCATGATCTTGTTGACTAGGTAATTCTTGTAAGAAAAATCCAGCTGCTTTTTCCTCATTAGATTCTAACCATATCCGAGTTTCAAGCTGTTCAGATCGGATAAAATAGGATTGTAGTGCTTCGGCTAAACTCTCTCCTTCCAAAGGGACAGTACCTTGGTAAGGGGAAGCACCTTCTCTTTGTAGGGTTAAGGTAAGCCGACCTGAATGATAGAGCTCTGAAAATGATTGTTGTTGAGAAATTTCCCCTTCCCATCGGGCTAGTCCTCGAATAGCTCTTTGGTGAGATACTTGTGCTACTAAGGCTTTAATAGATCCTGTACTTTGTACTTGAATAATCAGTGTACCTTTAAATTTAAGGGTAGCAGAAAGTAATACTCCGGCAGCCAATAGCTGGCCTAACTGAGTTTGAATAGCGGGGGGATAAATATTATAGGAGAGAATAGTCTGCCAACTGGTATTTAATTGCACCCATTCTCCTCGAATTTCTGCTTCTTCAAATAAGAAACGATACAATAAGTCTTGATCAGTCATAATAGAAACCTATCAGATTTTACCTAACCTTTAAAAGAGTATTAAGCAAGTTCAGATTAAATTATCTTAAAAAATCGCCATAAGAGTATGAAATCTATTTCTCATTTACTTTGGAATCAGATTTATCAAGATTTAAATACTTATGGCTATGGGAAAATTCCAAACTTATTAGATTTAAAAGAGTGCCAAGTACTCATTGCTCAATATGATAATGATTCCTTGTACCGAAGCAAAATTACTATGGCTCGCTACAATTTTGGCCAAGGAGAATATAAATATTTTACTTATCCTTTGCCCATTATTATAGAGAAACTAAGAAGTGAATTTTATCCATACCTAGCATATCTAGCTAATAAGTGGTGTCAGCAATTAAATATAAAACTCTCTATCCTAAAGTCCATGGAGAATATCTACAAAAATGTCACATATTAGGGCAAACTCGACCCACTCCTTTAATTCTTAAATATAAAATAGGAGATTATAATTGCTTGCATCAGGATATTTATGGAACAGAAATTTTTCCATTGCAGATGACTATATTATTATCTCAGCCCTATCAAAATTTTACTGGAGGGGAATTTGTATTGACCGAGCAGCGACCACGGATGCAATCTCGAGCTGAAGTGATTTCATTACATTGTGGGGATGGGATTATTTTCCCAGTAAATCAAAGACCCATTGAGGGTAAACGAGGATTTTATCGAGTAAATATGCGTCATGGTGTAAGCCGCTTACATTCAGGTAATCGCTATACATTAGGCATTATCTTTCATGATGCTCGATAATTTTTCTGATGATTTATTTTCTAAGGTAGATGGAGATATATGCCAGCCTATTGGCATCCAAGCTTATATATTACGTGGTTACGCACTACCTTATATAAATAATATATTAGCTGCTTTAAATACTATATTAGCCCAAGCACCCTTACGACATATGATGACTCCTAACGGGCAAAAAATGTCAGTAGCTATGAGTAATTGTGGAAATTTAGGCTGGACTAGTAGTAAAAAAGGATACTGTTATACTCCACAGGATCCTGAAACAAATCAAGATTGGCCCCCTTTACCCAAAGCATTTTTAGAACTAGCTAATCATGCAGCTAAAAAAGTAGGCTTTTTAGGATTTATCCCTGATGCTTGTTTAATTAATTCTTATTGCCCTGGTGCTTGCTTAAGCCTTCATCAAGATCGAGATGAACAAGATTTAAATGCACCGATAGTGTCCGTATCTTTAGGAATTGGTGCAGTATTTTTATTTGGAGGCCTGAGGCGAAAAGATCCTCTTCAAAAATTTCCTATTTACCATGGAGATATTGTAGTATGGGGCGGAGTAGATAGATTACGGTATCATGGTGTGCTTCCTGTTACAGAATCAGATCATCTATTATTAGGTAGGCAGCGTATTAATTTAACATTTTGAAAAGCAAATTAACTATCAATTTAAATTGACGGCTATTACTTATGGACAATATATTTCTATTTTTTGAGAAAATTGCCTATTTTTCTGAGTTTGTTTTCCATTCTCCTTTAGAGGCACTCGCATTTGCCCCAGTACTTATCATTGCAAGTTTATGGGCTGATTGATTAAAAATTTAAATTGCCCTCCTACTGGAAAATATAAAAAATAGTTCTATTATTAATAATAAAGAAAGATAGTTTGAATTTTTCTATTGTGGAGGCATGCCATGATGAAAAAGATGTTATTTTTAGGGTTGGTATTGGTAACAACTAATGCAGTAGGACAATCATTGACTACTTATAATCTCTATAGGGTAGGATACCCTTATGCAGGAGGTTATCCATCAGAAGAAATAATTTATCAAGGACCTGAAGTAGTAGAAGTAATACCCTCCGCACCTATTTATGGTAATCCTTATAATCCATATTACGCAGAGAATCCCTATATGGGTTATCCAGCCCCTGGTGTAGTAGAAGTAATACCCTCCGTGCCTATTTATGGTAATCCTTATTATGCAGGAAATCCCTATATGGGTTATCCAGCACCTGGTGTAGTAGTAGAGGTAGTACCTGTTATGCCAGTTCCTCCTGTAGGTGGTTTTGCTGAGTTTGGTGGTCCGGGTGGTTGGTTTGGATTTGGTTGGTAATTTATATTACTAAGTCTTTACAAGATAACCCTTAGATAGTCCTTGCTGAGAGTGATAGCCATACTTCCTCTCAGCAAGATTTATCACTATAAATTTCCAAAATTTCCTCTTAACCAACTATTACCGATAGACAAAATAATACAAAACAGAATATAAGACCAATAATAGTTGTCATTATTCCATCGCTTCTCATATCTTTAATTGATAAAAGCCTCTTGAGCTTTTTTCCGAAATAGGACTTTAAGTCTTATATCCTGCGTTTCTTCTGCAAGCTCTAGATAGCGCTGATAGATACCAATAAAAGTCTCTGTATTACTCCTATGAGTTTGTAGATATTGAATAAATTTGCCTAAGATCTGGATTGGTTTCCAGTTAGTATTTTTTCTTAGGGTTATATTTTTGAAATCATTCATATTTTACTTTTCCTTGCATAAGATAGTTTTAGAATTATTTTTATTTATTTAAGTTAAAAAATAAGTAAAAATAAAGTGTTATATAAGAAAAATTTTAATAATGTCACTAAAAACCTTATTCCTTTAAGGTTTAAATAAGCAAAAAATATACCAAAATATATAAGCGGCACAAATTTATTAAAATTTAATCTCTGATAATTTGAGTAAATATATTTTATATATTTGTTTATAAAGATTAATTTATTTTAAATAAACAAATAAATTTCTTTTTGTGCTAGAAGAAACTGCTGGGGCTATCTAATCTGGGTAGTAGTTTTTTAGCTAAAGAGCGTCATTACTAGTGACGATATTTTGAGTAATAATATTTAATTATTTTTAATACTAAGATTACATAAGTAATTATTATTTATGATTGATGACAAAATATGATTATTTCTAATTTTTATATTATTTATATCTAGATTTTTATTAGGTTTTAATTAAATTAAAAAAAGGAAAAGCCTGTATACTCAAGGAATGGAATAGTCAATACATAATTTAAATAGCCTCAGTTAGTATTTATGAATAATAAAGCCCTTGTCTTAATTCTTTACTTTATCTTTTTTCTTAGTAGTGTTTCAGTATACGGAGAAGAACAGATACATTCTCATAGTGAATATAAACAACACTCT is part of the Candidatus Nitrosacidococcus sp. I8 genome and encodes:
- a CDS encoding insulinase family protein, encoding MNNTASIQSSTHPAFKWLRSQRIDSLNLTVEEYDHSKTGAKHFHLAADHPENGFLVAFRTIPMDSTGVAHILEHTVLCGSKKYPVRDPFFMMLRRSLNTFMNAMTSSDWTAYPFASQNIKDFNNLLQVYLDAVFFANLDYLDFSQEGHRVEFEESNNLQSDLVFKGVVFNEMKGAMSAPTSILWHTLSSHLFPTTTYHYNSGGKPSCIPDLTYDQLKAFYKTHYHPSNAIFMTFGDIPAQKHHDHFETYALSFFERQNLHFKVPDEKRYHIPIQIEETYALDSEETTNKTHIVLSWLLGKSTDLIAQLRAHLLSEVLLENSASPLRYLLETCGLGSSPSPLCGLEESNREMSFVCGIEGSDPTHAETLEKKILEVLEEVAEKGIPQEQVDAVLHQLELHQREVGGDRMPYGLQLLLGGLSSAIHYGDPVGLLNLDPALAQLRQEIKNPNFIQNLVRENLLNNSHRVRLVLKPDSHLSAKRIEAEKSRLAQLKSQMSEAQKQTVVDLATTLVDRQQKQDDPGILPKVGIEDVPPDLAIPQGEKAKVGNLPLTTYSQGTNGLVYQHIVIDLPHLEDELLAVLPHYSACLTELGVGNQDYRQTQIWQSSVSGGISASSTLRSAINDLQQTNSHFIFSGKALNRNHGALNELLQTTLESVRFDELDHLREIMAQRRSGWEDSITGSGHSLAMAAASSGMSPSAALSHRLTGLAGISFLQKLDSSLENKESCEELAHKFQQIHKQILSAPRQLLLISEEEHQSGFLRNLPQYWGQNSNTDYNTFTRLTLPKIQESVHQAWTANTQVNFCAKAYSTVPIDHPDAAALSVLGGFLRNNYLHRTIREQGGAYGGGASQDSESGAFRFFSYRDPRLTETLKDFDQSVQWLLDNDHPWRLVEEAILGVISAIDKPKSPAGEAKSAFYNELYGRTPEQCRRFRNRILEVKLNHLKEAAEKYFQPEKASIAILTNTARVEQLEDLRLTVHNL
- a CDS encoding HAD family hydrolase — protein: MMGRYASQVKLISFDLDETVWPSVEVLRKAEETQFQWLEKKAPRLTLAHNIESLREHRQHVRKMYPEMAYNLTAMRMISLNQLLQEFSYTLTLAEEAISIFLEARNQVTPYPDVIPVLDCLIKKYILVSLTNGNAEVSQTPLKNYFQISLTPAIAGTAKPDPDIFHQVLKKIKIEPYQAIHVGDHPTYDIAAAQQVGMRAIWINRNDMVWPEELPPPDGIINNLYELEQWL
- the hslO gene encoding Hsp33 family molecular chaperone HslO; translated protein: MTDQDLLYRFLFEEAEIRGEWVQLNTSWQTILSYNIYPPAIQTQLGQLLAAGVLLSATLKFKGTLIIQVQSTGSIKALVAQVSHQRAIRGLARWEGEISQQQSFSELYHSGRLTLTLQREGASPYQGTVPLEGESLAEALQSYFIRSEQLETRIWLESNEEKAAGFFLQELPSQQDHAVDWERVTLLANTITPKELLSLPCTELLYRLFHEEQVRLFDPEPVFFRCSCSKERIENTLVALGEKEVRLALAEQEKIEVTCGFCNRQYRFDSVDIAQLFSSEIKTPTSSTHH
- the alkB gene encoding DNA oxidative demethylase AlkB; this encodes MMLDNFSDDLFSKVDGDICQPIGIQAYILRGYALPYINNILAALNTILAQAPLRHMMTPNGQKMSVAMSNCGNLGWTSSKKGYCYTPQDPETNQDWPPLPKAFLELANHAAKKVGFLGFIPDACLINSYCPGACLSLHQDRDEQDLNAPIVSVSLGIGAVFLFGGLRRKDPLQKFPIYHGDIVVWGGVDRLRYHGVLPVTESDHLLLGRQRINLTF